The Spiribacter roseus genome includes the window CAATGCCGCCTATCGGCTGGAGGGGCCGACGGTACGTTGGTTCGTCAAGCTCAACCGCGCCGATCGGCTGTGGATGTTCGAGGCCGAGACGGCAGGGTTGGCGGCCATGGCCTCGGCAGCCGAAGGTCCGCGCGTGCCGCGACCACTGACTATCGGCGTCGCGGGCAATCGCAGTTATGCGGTGATGGAGTGGATCGACCTGCATCCGCGTGGGGATACAACCGCGCTGGGCCACGCGTTGGCGAACATGCATGCGGTGACGACCAACCAGTACGGCTGGGATCGCGACAACACCATCGGCGACACCCATCAGGTCAATCCCTGGGAGCGCGACTGGGTGGCGTTCTACCGCGAGCATCGACTGCGGTTTCAGCTCGACCTCGCACGTCGCAATGGCTTTGGCGGGCGCCTGCAGGATCGCGGCGAGGCGCTGGCGGAACGGTTAGGGGCATTTTTCAGCGACTACACCCCGCGCACCTCACTGCTGCATGGTGATCTCTGGTCGGGGAATGTCGCGTTTGACGGGACGGGCGCACCGGTGCTCTATGACCCGGCGGTGTACTTTGGCGATCGGGAGAGTGACTTGGCGATGTCCGAGCTCTTCGGCCGACTACCGGCGGCGGCGTACTCGGCCTACGAGACGGTGTGGCCGCTGGATGCGGGATATCCCGTCCGCCGCGAGCTCTATCAGCTCTACCACATCCTCAATCACGCGAATCTGTTCGGTGGGCCGTATGCCCGAGAAGCGGAGGGGATGATTGATCGATTGCTGGTGGCAGTGTGACCAATCAAGCCGGCGCTGCGGAAATTATGGCGAGGCCTCTTCCCGAGCGACTTCGGCGCGGCGATCCGCTATCAAGCTGTCCGCCAGACTGATATGCGGATCGACCGTGCAAAACCGATCCCGCAGCCGTTCACCGGGATTGAGGCCGAGCTGGATTCCTTTGTTTGATAGGGCCATCAGACCTCCTTGCTTGTTGCCTGCCCTGCCGGGCTTCATTGGATACCGTGTTCGTATTAAGGCTTTATGTGTTGCAGCACGCAAGCAGCGTGGCTGGACACAAGCCTTTGTGGCGGAGCGTGCCGGGTTGCGGCAGGAAACGATATCCATCATCGAGAATGGTGCAAAGCCCTCGAGGCTTTCGTCGATCCTCGCTGTTCTCGCTGCACTCGATCTCGAGTTCAGGGTCGCTGAGCGCTCAAAATGGCAGCCGCAGGATATTGAGGCGCTTTTCTAACCGCCGCTGCGGGCAACAGGCTGGCCAATCCGATGACCGGCCATGTTCCCAAAAGATGTGTAACAGCCCTAATGTCGGTACATTACGCGGTTATTAGCGACGATCGGACTCACAAGTTGACCACCACCAACACATCCAACCCACCGACGCCGACGCCGACAGCACCCCTCACCCGCAGCGAGCAGTTCATCACCGCGGCGGTGTTCCTGTTCCCGGCGCTGGCACTGACCGTGCCGGATGGCTATTCCATCGGCGCGGTGGCACTGCTCATCGCGGCGATCACCCACCTCGTCGCCAATCGTCGCACCTGGGCACAACACCCGCCCCTGCCGGGTGCCGTCAAGGCGGTGATCGCGTTCATGATCCTCTACGCGCTCTTCTGGATGGGTGACGCGGCCCTGCGCGGCGAAGGCGTGCGCGAGTTCGACCGACCCAGCCGCTTTCTGCTCGCCGCGTTCTGCCTGAGCGTCTTCGCCCGGGCGCGTATCCAGCAGGGTGCCTTGTGGTTGGGGCTGGCGGTGGGCGGCATTGG containing:
- a CDS encoding fructosamine kinase family protein; the encoded protein is MNDDCWARIEQAIAEASGHAPAPMRRTPVGGGDINAAYRLEGPTVRWFVKLNRADRLWMFEAETAGLAAMASAAEGPRVPRPLTIGVAGNRSYAVMEWIDLHPRGDTTALGHALANMHAVTTNQYGWDRDNTIGDTHQVNPWERDWVAFYREHRLRFQLDLARRNGFGGRLQDRGEALAERLGAFFSDYTPRTSLLHGDLWSGNVAFDGTGAPVLYDPAVYFGDRESDLAMSELFGRLPAAAYSAYETVWPLDAGYPVRRELYQLYHILNHANLFGGPYAREAEGMIDRLLVAV
- a CDS encoding helix-turn-helix domain-containing protein: MLPALPGFIGYRVRIKALCVAARKQRGWTQAFVAERAGLRQETISIIENGAKPSRLSSILAVLAALDLEFRVAERSKWQPQDIEALF